From Anaerolineae bacterium, a single genomic window includes:
- a CDS encoding ABC transporter permease has protein sequence MRMAGLYLRLIGARVRSQMQYRTSFCLDALSSLFGTLIGFATLAAVISRFGGIGGWTLGEVAFLYGLAEVSYGLMDLVWGGYDYDFFSPCIRSGEFDQMLLRPIPLPLQILTSEFALRRLGRVAQGVAVFVLGWRLAGVEWTATKVAYLPVVILSAMAFFAALYVVGSAVCFWTVERLEVFNLFTYGGAEMLSYPMHIYNRWLARFFTFVVPAAVQVYYPALYFLGKPDPLGMPAFVSFLAPVTGFGCLALSFAFWSFGVRRYQSTGT, from the coding sequence ATGCGCATGGCGGGGCTCTACTTGCGGCTGATCGGCGCCAGGGTGCGCTCGCAGATGCAGTACCGCACCTCGTTCTGTCTGGACGCGCTGAGTTCGCTCTTCGGCACCCTGATCGGGTTTGCCACCCTAGCGGCGGTAATCTCCCGCTTCGGTGGGATCGGAGGGTGGACACTGGGGGAGGTAGCCTTCCTCTATGGGCTGGCGGAGGTATCCTACGGGCTGATGGATCTGGTATGGGGCGGGTATGACTACGACTTCTTCTCCCCCTGCATCCGCAGCGGTGAGTTCGACCAGATGCTGTTGCGCCCCATACCACTGCCGCTCCAGATCCTCACGTCGGAGTTCGCCCTGCGACGGCTGGGAAGGGTGGCGCAGGGAGTGGCAGTGTTCGTGCTGGGCTGGCGGCTCGCCGGGGTAGAGTGGACCGCGACCAAAGTGGCGTACTTGCCGGTCGTCATCCTGAGCGCCATGGCCTTCTTTGCGGCGCTGTACGTGGTGGGATCTGCCGTGTGCTTCTGGACGGTGGAGCGGCTGGAGGTGTTCAACCTGTTCACCTACGGCGGGGCGGAGATGCTCTCCTACCCCATGCACATCTACAACCGCTGGCTAGCCCGGTTCTTTACCTTCGTGGTGCCAGCGGCCGTGCAGGTCTATTACCCGGCGCTGTACTTCCTGGGCAAGCCGGACCCGTTGGGGATGCCGGCGTTCGTGTCGTTCCTGGCGCCGGTGACGGGCTTCGGTTGCCTGGCGCTGTCGTTCGCCTTCTGGAGCTTCGGGGTGCGCCGTTACCAGAGTACCGGGACGTGA
- a CDS encoding DegT/DnrJ/EryC1/StrS family aminotransferase, with the protein MSATTTGSQKLAILGGPQAVTVPPRERWQPPNERIKELVGKMIDEGAYSVAGAYIPLEFEKRFADYLGIKFCHGLDHGTSALWSAYYAVGVGPGDEVLHPCYTWICSIAPAVHMGARPVFCEIDPERLVIDPADMERRITPRTKAVSIVHLYGNVCDMDAIMEIARKHNIAVIEDCSHCHGAEWDGKKLGTIGHIGCFSMQGGPIGGKPVPGGEAGLAVTNDHHLHERMLLFGQLNRRGLEDEVTDPEYRGFLPTNLGLKFRPHPWAMAVGLILMDSLDERNERRFRYRQKIYDALEDIPGITPLKSYPKAKPAGFYGGMHMMYHPEELGGLPVQRFLEAVRAEGVNMSHRGYELTHRLKLFAEGYDIYGKGIGPLTGDYPGYPEGSLPISEEAHGRILGMPVFIDEEPGYSDGVIAAFRKVTSHYQDLL; encoded by the coding sequence ATGAGCGCAACAACTACTGGTAGCCAGAAGCTGGCAATCCTTGGCGGGCCCCAGGCGGTAACCGTCCCGCCTAGGGAGCGCTGGCAGCCACCCAACGAGCGCATCAAGGAGCTCGTTGGCAAGATGATTGACGAGGGGGCCTACTCCGTTGCCGGCGCCTACATCCCACTGGAGTTCGAGAAGCGCTTCGCCGACTACCTGGGCATCAAGTTCTGCCACGGCCTGGACCACGGCACCTCTGCCCTCTGGTCCGCCTACTACGCCGTGGGCGTGGGGCCAGGTGACGAGGTGCTGCACCCCTGCTACACCTGGATCTGCTCCATCGCCCCCGCCGTCCACATGGGCGCCCGGCCGGTGTTCTGCGAGATAGACCCGGAGCGGCTGGTGATAGACCCGGCCGATATGGAGCGCCGCATCACCCCCAGGACCAAAGCCGTGAGCATCGTCCACCTCTACGGCAACGTCTGCGACATGGACGCCATCATGGAGATCGCCCGAAAGCACAACATCGCCGTGATCGAGGACTGCTCCCACTGCCACGGGGCAGAGTGGGACGGGAAGAAGCTGGGCACCATCGGTCACATCGGCTGCTTCTCCATGCAGGGCGGGCCCATCGGAGGCAAGCCAGTGCCGGGCGGCGAGGCCGGGCTGGCGGTGACTAACGACCATCACCTCCACGAGCGGATGCTCCTTTTCGGCCAGCTCAACCGCCGAGGACTAGAGGACGAGGTGACCGACCCCGAGTACCGCGGTTTCCTGCCCACCAACCTGGGGCTCAAGTTTCGCCCTCACCCCTGGGCCATGGCAGTGGGCCTGATACTCATGGATTCCCTCGACGAACGTAACGAGCGCCGCTTCCGCTACCGCCAGAAGATCTACGATGCCCTGGAGGACATACCCGGAATCACCCCTCTCAAGTCCTATCCCAAAGCCAAGCCAGCGGGCTTCTACGGCGGCATGCACATGATGTACCATCCGGAGGAGCTGGGCGGGCTGCCGGTGCAGCGCTTCCTGGAGGCGGTGCGAGCGGAGGGGGTGAACATGAGCCACCGCGGGTACGAGCTCACCCACCGGCTCAAGCTCTTCGCCGAGGGCTACGACATCTACGGCAAGGGCATCGGCCCTCTCACCGGCGACTACCCCGGCTACCCGGAGGGGAGCCTACCCATAAGCGAAGAGGCCCATGGGCGCATCCTGGGCATGCCGGTCTTCATAGACGAGGAGCCCGGCTACTCCGACGGGGTGATCGCGGCCTTCCGCAAGGTGACGAGCCACTACCAGGACCTGCTGTAG
- a CDS encoding ATP-binding cassette domain-containing protein: MIDARELRKEFRVARHHEGALGAVRNLFSREFRLVRAVDGVSFHVGAGELVGYLGPNGAGKSTTIKMLTGILVPTGGEVRVNGRVPWRERRAHVARIGVVFGQRNTLWWDLPVIESFGLLRDIYRIPDDRYRRNLDHFVGLLGLEEFLHTPVRSLSLGQMMRANLAAAFLHDPDIVFLDEPTIGLDVVAKERIRRFIGHVNRDRGTTVILTTHDLSDVERLCRRVMMIDRGRLLFDGPLEELTRRFGGQRELVVNLSEDYERVEVEGAVLVSREGARATFRFSPEEISASDLIARLSARYRLADLSVREPQIEATVRRIYEERLLDETPLAQERPQG, encoded by the coding sequence GTGATTGACGCCAGGGAGCTGCGCAAGGAGTTCCGGGTGGCGCGGCATCACGAAGGGGCGCTGGGGGCGGTGCGCAACCTATTCAGCCGCGAGTTCCGCCTGGTCCGGGCGGTGGATGGGGTCAGCTTCCACGTGGGCGCCGGGGAACTGGTGGGATACCTAGGCCCCAACGGGGCGGGCAAGTCCACCACCATCAAGATGCTCACCGGGATCCTGGTGCCGACGGGGGGTGAGGTGCGGGTGAACGGGCGGGTGCCCTGGCGGGAGCGCCGGGCGCACGTCGCCCGGATTGGAGTGGTCTTCGGACAGCGCAACACTCTTTGGTGGGACCTGCCAGTGATCGAGTCTTTCGGACTGCTGCGGGACATCTACCGCATTCCGGACGACCGGTACCGCCGAAACCTCGATCACTTCGTGGGCCTGCTGGGGCTGGAGGAGTTCCTGCACACACCAGTGCGGTCGCTGTCGCTGGGCCAGATGATGCGGGCCAACCTGGCGGCGGCTTTCCTCCACGACCCCGACATTGTCTTTCTGGACGAGCCCACCATCGGGCTAGACGTGGTGGCCAAGGAGCGCATCCGTCGCTTCATCGGGCACGTCAACCGAGATCGGGGCACGACGGTGATCCTCACCACGCACGACCTGTCCGACGTGGAACGCCTCTGCCGCAGGGTGATGATGATAGATCGCGGGCGACTCCTGTTCGACGGGCCACTCGAGGAGCTGACGCGCCGGTTCGGTGGCCAGCGGGAACTGGTGGTGAACCTGTCGGAGGACTACGAGCGAGTGGAGGTGGAAGGCGCAGTGCTGGTGTCGCGGGAAGGGGCTCGGGCCACCTTCCGCTTCTCGCCCGAGGAGATCAGCGCCTCGGACTTGATCGCCCGCCTCTCGGCGCGCTACCGCCTCGCGGACCTGTCAGTGCGGGAGCCTCAGATCGAGGCCACCGTCAGGCGCATCTACGAGGAGCGGCTGCTGGATGAGACCCCTCTGGCCCAGGAGCGGCCGCAGGGGTGA
- a CDS encoding aminotransferase class I/II-fold pyridoxal phosphate-dependent enzyme, with translation MTEKLAIHGGPKAVTADTAEQWQPPIEEQKKAVCDLIDRQYLSGSGADVGKEFEDRFAAYVGAQYCLSTDHGSNAIMAGLYAVGVGPGDEVIVPDLGYIGSYTGVIHLGARPIFCDVDPKTGLTDPADVEKRITSRTRAVLPIHLNGYVCDMDGLFRLREKYGIAIVHDAAHAHPAGWDGVRVGALPDVACFSMQGADPFGKPIPAGEGGINTTNNREFYERILIFCHLHRTGIVEELTNPQYRMLGNQGLGLKWRAHPFTMALGLISMDSVDYRNERRLHYRKQLYDALRDVPGVRIPESYPKAQDGGFYGGLRIFYAPEQLGGLAPDKYVAALQAEGVPVGRYRDRPEHLRPLIQRGFDIYGGGRGPILPGTYNYKRGDFPVTEALLGGLAMRLPAYIEPADGVIDQIIAGYKKVAENYQSLL, from the coding sequence ATGACCGAGAAGCTCGCCATCCACGGCGGCCCTAAGGCCGTCACCGCCGACACTGCTGAGCAGTGGCAACCGCCCATCGAGGAACAGAAGAAAGCCGTCTGTGACCTCATAGACCGGCAGTACCTCTCCGGCTCTGGCGCCGATGTGGGGAAGGAGTTCGAGGACCGTTTCGCCGCCTACGTCGGGGCCCAGTACTGCCTGAGCACCGACCATGGCTCCAACGCCATCATGGCCGGCCTGTACGCCGTTGGCGTCGGCCCCGGTGACGAGGTGATCGTGCCCGATTTGGGCTACATCGGCTCCTACACCGGCGTCATCCACCTGGGCGCTCGCCCCATCTTCTGCGACGTCGACCCGAAGACTGGCCTTACGGATCCGGCCGATGTGGAGAAGCGCATCACCTCTAGGACCCGCGCCGTCCTCCCCATCCACCTCAATGGCTACGTCTGCGACATGGACGGGCTCTTTCGCCTTCGGGAGAAGTACGGCATCGCCATCGTCCATGATGCCGCTCACGCGCACCCCGCCGGTTGGGATGGCGTCAGAGTGGGTGCCCTTCCCGACGTCGCCTGTTTCAGCATGCAGGGAGCTGACCCCTTCGGCAAGCCCATCCCGGCGGGCGAGGGTGGCATCAACACCACCAACAACCGCGAGTTCTACGAGCGCATCCTTATCTTCTGTCACCTGCATCGCACCGGCATCGTAGAGGAACTGACCAACCCACAGTACCGGATGCTGGGCAACCAGGGTCTGGGCCTCAAGTGGCGCGCCCACCCCTTCACCATGGCCCTCGGCCTCATCTCCATGGACAGCGTTGACTACCGCAACGAGCGGCGCCTGCACTACCGCAAGCAGCTCTACGATGCCCTGAGGGACGTCCCCGGCGTCCGTATCCCTGAGTCCTATCCTAAGGCCCAGGACGGTGGCTTCTACGGAGGGCTGCGCATCTTCTACGCCCCAGAGCAGCTAGGCGGCCTGGCGCCAGATAAGTACGTGGCCGCTCTGCAGGCGGAGGGCGTGCCTGTGGGCCGGTACCGCGACCGCCCGGAGCACCTCCGGCCTCTGATCCAGCGCGGGTTCGACATCTACGGCGGCGGTCGCGGCCCCATCCTCCCCGGCACCTACAACTACAAGCGAGGCGACTTCCCCGTCACCGAGGCACTCCTCGGAGGCCTGGCCATGCGCCTGCCCGCCTACATCGAGCCAGCCGATGGCGTCATCGATCAGATCATCGCCGGCTACAAGAAGGTAGCGGAGAACTACCAGAGCCTGCTCTAG
- a CDS encoding aminoacetone oxidase family FAD-binding enzyme has translation MDHQVVVVGAGAAGMMAAGRAAELGAHVLLLEKTDGPGKKILISGKTRCNLTNSRPLDQFIAMYGPNGRFLYGAFSRFFREELLSLLRRYGVETKEERGGRIFPASDDSRDVVMALRRYLDSTGVRLVTRARVTSIRIEGGRVTGVHTHDGFHPARAVVLATGGASWPGTGSSGDGYRMAAALGHTIVPLRPALVPLAVRQVDLARSMQGVSLRNVRLTSFTCPSEEVEPSLIPDRDVGGRGMGGRRPRPPVIESRLGEMLITHFGIGGPITLLMSLAVVDALQNGPVSVAVDLKPGLTCHQLRQRLQRDLEAHSRRSYRSILSGLLPRKMVEPFVGLTGIPGDKPAHRIVAEERERLLEVLKCLRFDVDRPLPLSRAIVTAGGVSLDQIDPRDLSSRIIGGLHLCGEVMDIDADTGGYNLQAAFSTGYVAGEAAAGKLALP, from the coding sequence GTGGACCATCAAGTGGTAGTCGTAGGCGCGGGGGCGGCCGGCATGATGGCCGCCGGCCGGGCCGCCGAGCTGGGCGCGCACGTGCTGCTGCTGGAGAAGACCGACGGGCCGGGAAAGAAGATCCTCATCTCCGGCAAGACCCGCTGCAACCTCACCAACAGCCGCCCGCTGGACCAGTTCATCGCCATGTATGGCCCCAATGGCCGGTTCCTCTACGGGGCGTTCAGCCGCTTCTTCCGAGAGGAACTACTCTCGCTTCTCCGTCGCTACGGGGTCGAGACCAAGGAGGAGCGCGGCGGCAGGATCTTCCCCGCCTCAGACGACTCCCGGGACGTGGTGATGGCCCTGCGCCGGTACCTGGATTCCACGGGCGTCCGGTTGGTCACCCGCGCTCGAGTCACGAGCATTCGTATCGAGGGCGGCCGGGTGACGGGTGTCCACACCCACGATGGCTTTCACCCTGCCCGTGCCGTCGTCCTGGCTACCGGTGGCGCCTCGTGGCCGGGCACCGGCTCCAGCGGCGACGGCTATCGCATGGCCGCCGCGCTCGGCCACACCATAGTCCCCCTACGCCCGGCCCTGGTGCCCCTGGCCGTGCGCCAGGTGGACCTGGCCAGGAGCATGCAGGGGGTCAGCCTGCGCAACGTGCGGTTGACCTCCTTTACCTGCCCGTCAGAGGAAGTGGAACCGAGCCTGATTCCCGACCGCGATGTGGGCGGCCGAGGCATGGGGGGAAGACGCCCCCGCCCGCCCGTCATCGAAAGCCGCCTAGGCGAGATGCTCATCACCCACTTCGGCATCGGCGGTCCCATCACCCTCCTCATGAGCCTGGCAGTGGTAGACGCCCTCCAGAACGGCCCAGTGAGCGTGGCCGTAGACCTCAAGCCCGGACTGACTTGCCACCAGCTTCGGCAACGGCTCCAGCGCGACCTCGAGGCCCACAGCCGCCGCAGCTACCGCTCCATCCTCAGCGGCCTGCTGCCGCGCAAGATGGTCGAACCCTTCGTCGGGCTGACTGGTATCCCGGGGGACAAGCCGGCACACCGGATCGTGGCCGAGGAGCGGGAGCGGCTTCTAGAGGTCCTCAAGTGCCTGCGCTTCGATGTGGACCGGCCCCTGCCTCTCTCCCGCGCCATCGTCACCGCTGGCGGCGTCTCCCTGGACCAGATCGATCCCCGCGATCTGTCCAGCCGCATAATCGGGGGCTTGCACCTGTGCGGCGAGGTGATGGACATAGACGCCGACACGGGCGGCTACAACCTTCAGGCCGCCTTCTCCACCGGTTACGTAGCCGGCGAGGCAGCAGCGGGCAAGCTCGCCCTGCCCTAG
- a CDS encoding ABC transporter permease: MYWALVRLSFQRQLAYRTANLAGLATNLFFGALRAYVLIALFGAQENVAGYSVRDAITYTGITQAMLSFLSAFGWWEVIRSVRSGQVGTDLARPVDYFWYWAAQDLGRGFSQLLMRGLPLIAVYAVAYRISLPPTAAHWAALPLSLTLGLLIGFSWRFLYNLAAFWTVDAMGVGRLATTVAMFLSGFLMPIAFFPPWAEGVMRLLPFASMVNTPVEVYLGVVRGPALVGALLVQLGWAAALVVLARTVLASGLRRLVIQGG, encoded by the coding sequence ATGTATTGGGCCCTGGTCCGCCTCTCTTTCCAGCGCCAGCTGGCGTACCGGACGGCCAACCTGGCCGGCTTGGCGACCAACCTGTTCTTCGGCGCCCTGCGCGCCTACGTGCTGATCGCCCTCTTCGGGGCCCAAGAGAACGTGGCCGGCTACAGCGTCCGCGATGCCATCACCTACACCGGCATCACCCAGGCGATGCTTTCCTTCTTGTCGGCCTTCGGGTGGTGGGAGGTGATTCGCTCGGTGCGCTCCGGCCAGGTGGGGACGGATCTGGCGCGGCCGGTGGACTACTTCTGGTACTGGGCGGCGCAGGACTTGGGCCGCGGTTTCTCCCAGCTTCTGATGAGGGGCCTGCCCCTCATTGCCGTCTACGCTGTAGCCTACCGTATCAGTCTGCCGCCCACTGCGGCGCACTGGGCGGCACTGCCGCTATCGCTGACCTTGGGCCTGTTGATTGGCTTCTCCTGGCGCTTCCTGTACAACCTGGCCGCCTTCTGGACGGTGGATGCCATGGGTGTGGGCCGGCTGGCAACCACGGTGGCCATGTTTCTCTCCGGCTTTCTTATGCCCATCGCTTTCTTCCCGCCCTGGGCCGAGGGTGTCATGCGCCTGCTGCCCTTTGCTTCCATGGTGAACACTCCGGTAGAGGTGTACCTCGGGGTGGTGCGCGGCCCGGCTCTGGTGGGGGCGCTGTTGGTGCAGCTGGGCTGGGCTGCCGCACTGGTAGTGCTGGCACGCACTGTTCTAGCCTCGGGCCTCCGACGGCTGGTCATCCAGGGAGGCTGA
- a CDS encoding 4Fe-4S binding protein, whose amino-acid sequence MIAINLSRCTHCNRCYLACPDGIIQRGPALTAALALCVRCGACYAVCPEAAITVLGFEGVATPEVSGSPPVNPDAMMTLLEERRSRRLYTGEPVSREHLQGMIRAASLAPSSQNRRPVTAHVYQDSTAISAIRESTLAYCRQLYTLARLPGFGLLWRLTGRPPDQLPLLLGNLEHVLAPDEEHDPLLHHAPTILAFTVPRGDAEAVGDAWIATQNAVVYAEALGVGTCYNGFVAAAAASRAVRQAMGLAKGERVVTVLTVGYPSMTYIRRAPRKTMPTVWH is encoded by the coding sequence GTGATCGCCATCAACCTCTCCCGGTGTACCCACTGCAATCGCTGCTATCTGGCCTGCCCCGACGGGATCATCCAGAGGGGGCCGGCTCTCACGGCGGCCCTGGCCCTCTGCGTGCGGTGCGGTGCCTGCTACGCCGTCTGCCCGGAAGCAGCCATCACCGTCCTCGGCTTCGAGGGAGTGGCCACCCCGGAAGTATCTGGGAGCCCACCAGTCAACCCGGACGCGATGATGACTCTGTTGGAGGAGAGACGTAGCCGGCGCTTGTACACCGGCGAACCGGTGTCCCGCGAGCACCTGCAAGGGATGATCCGCGCCGCCTCCTTGGCTCCCAGCTCCCAGAATCGTCGCCCGGTGACGGCGCACGTGTACCAGGACTCCACCGCCATCTCCGCCATTCGGGAGTCCACCCTGGCTTACTGCCGACAGCTCTACACCCTGGCTCGCCTGCCCGGCTTCGGCCTGCTCTGGCGCCTGACTGGCCGCCCCCCGGACCAGCTACCCCTCCTCCTGGGGAACTTGGAGCACGTCCTCGCTCCGGACGAAGAGCACGATCCGCTCCTGCACCATGCCCCCACCATCCTCGCCTTCACCGTTCCCCGCGGCGATGCCGAGGCCGTCGGTGATGCCTGGATCGCCACCCAGAACGCGGTGGTCTATGCCGAGGCCCTCGGCGTGGGCACCTGCTACAACGGCTTTGTGGCCGCAGCAGCCGCCAGCCGGGCCGTGCGCCAGGCTATGGGCCTGGCCAAAGGCGAGCGAGTGGTGACCGTACTCACCGTCGGGTACCCCAGTATGACCTACATCCGGCGCGCTCCCCGCAAGACCATGCCCACAGTGTGGCACTGA